A window from Nycticebus coucang isolate mNycCou1 chromosome X, mNycCou1.pri, whole genome shotgun sequence encodes these proteins:
- the BEX5 gene encoding protein BEX5: protein MEKVPQENKVEEQAPVKNEEEAGPLEDEGQERGGNVRRDWIPPAQDFREDAPNRLADNIDLIDGDADDMERFMEEMRELRRKIRELQLRYSLRILIGDPPHHDHHDEFCLMP from the coding sequence atGGAAAAAGTCCCTCAGGAAAACAAAGTTGAGGAGCAAGCCCCAGTGAAGAATGAAGAAGAAGCTGGTCCTTTAGAAGATGAAGGCCAGGAGCGTGGAGGAAATGTTAGAAGGGATTGGATTCCACCAGCACAGGACTTTAGAGAGGATGCGCCTAATAGGCTTGCTGATAACATTGATTTGATAGATGGAGATGCAGATGATATGGAACGGTTCATGGAGGAGATGAGAGAGCTAAGGAGGAAAATTAGGGAGCTTCAGTTGAGATACAGTCTGCGCATTCTTATAGGAGACCCCCCTCACCATGATCATCATGATGAATTTTGCCTTATGCCTTGA